The DNA region AAAGGAAGGGATTCAACAGTTTTGGCAAAGGGTTGTGCCCAAGATAAATAAATCCACTCAGCAACACATAACACTGCAATCATATTCGCATATTCTCCACTTTTGGCTGCTTTTAACATTAAAGCTTGAAAATCACTGCTTGCTTTTAAGAGTGTTGGATTTTCTCTTTGGCTTAAAGGGACGTTCAACATATCAAAAGATCGTTGAAAATAAGTATTTTCAGGACCTGCAATAATTCCTAAAAAATGAGCTAAAGGTAAACGATCAGGCAAAGAGGGAGCATGATAAATAGCACAAGATCCCAGACGTACAAAATTATCAATAAAAGTATAATCTTGTGCTAAATAAAGTCGCATTTTATCTAAGGATAAACTGTTATTTGCAAGCTCTGTAGTAAAAGGGTGATTTGTAGCGCTGTTCCAATCTTCAATATTCTCTTGTTTTAATTGTGTACTTGGTCTCATTGTCTTTTTTCCTTATTTATTTTAATAGATTAAATATTTAGAATTGAATATCTATTGGAATTTTTATTCCATTATTAGTATGTCTTATTTCTAATCTAAGAGAGAACTGTAGTTTTACTTTCTTTAAAAATGGAGAAGGTAAATTAAATTTATATATTTTAAAAAATTCAATTTAACAGTTCGATTTCACTTCACTAGTTTATACAATCAATTGCAATCATTTCAAAATTTGCAACATCCTTACGTAGTTTAATGGCTTTTTCATATTCATCTGAATAATAAAATGTTTTAGCTTCTTCTAAGGATGGAAACTCTAAAACTACTATTCTTCTTTTTTCTTCGAGGCCTTCTAGAGAAATCAATTCCCCTCCCCTTACGACAAGTTTACCCTTATATTTAGCAATAATTCCAGGTGCAATATCTTGGTAGTTTTTTAATTCTGAAGGATTTAATACTTCAATTCTAATTATTATTAATGCACTCATATATTCTTCTCTCCATGATATGTATTATTTGAAGAACATACTATCCATTTTAATATAAATATTTCGTATTAATAACAAAGAGAAAAGGTCTCATCCCAATTAAATCACTTGTCTGATTTAATGTTAGAACATTAGTTGTTTTTAAAGACTCTTACAAAGTACCTTTGCACTTTTTCGTATCTAACAGCTTTTTGATTTAGATACTTTTAAGTTTTTCAGATTTTACTAGTTTTTTAAGATTTAGACCAATTTTTCTTTATATTTTTTATATCTAAACTGGGAGTTATTCCAAAATATTTTGAATATTCTCTACTAAACTGTGATGCACTTTGATAGCCAACATGATAACAAGCACCTGTTATGTCCATATTTGAGGAAA from Campylobacteraceae bacterium includes:
- a CDS encoding DUF1330 domain-containing protein, whose translation is MSALIIIRIEVLNPSELKNYQDIAPGIIAKYKGKLVVRGGELISLEGLEEKRRIVVLEFPSLEEAKTFYYSDEYEKAIKLRKDVANFEMIAIDCIN
- a CDS encoding TenA family protein, translating into MRPSTQLKQENIEDWNSATNHPFTTELANNSLSLDKMRLYLAQDYTFIDNFVRLGSCAIYHAPSLPDRLPLAHFLGIIAGPENTYFQRSFDMLNVPLSQRENPTLLKASSDFQALMLKAAKSGEYANMIAVLCVAEWIYLSWAQPFAKTVESLPFYFAEWISLHTGEYFESVVEHLRRQLDTAFNEADVKKQETIKDYFKQAVLLEKQFFDACYQ